The Candidatus Hydrogenedentota bacterium genomic interval TGGCGCGTGATCGGGATGCCGGCGGTGTAGAGTTGTACATGCGAGCCGAGGGTAGCCCCCTGGACACAATGAAGTCTCAGCCCGGCGGGGGCGGAATCGAACGTGGAGGCGTCTTGGGCAACCTCCACCACAGCGCCGCTTTCCGTGTGGGTGGTCCACGAGGCCAGGCCCTCCGCGAACGAGCCGTTGGGGAGCAACTCGATATTTCCCGGCTGGGGCTCGGCGGCCGCCCAGATGTTATTGCCCATGTCCTCCCAGTCAGCGGGGTCGTTTCTTTCAAGGGAACCCATCAGGAGCGGTTTGGAACCTTCGCCGTATGCACCGTATGTGATCGGCGCATCGAGGCTTCCGTTCTGGGGTATGAGCGTTCCACGCCACCCGCCGCCGCGCTCGAACAGTACCGAATCGCCTGGTTGCAGAGGGGCGTCGCTTACGTGGTTGAGAGAGGCCCATGCGGATTGAGGGGATTTGCCGTCAGCGTCATCGGAACCCTTGTTGGAAACATAGTAGGCTGAGCCCCGCGCAGACGAGGCGCACACGATGAAGACCGCACACAGAGTAAAGGATGCGCGCAGGAGCTGCCGCGATGGCACAAGACAGGCCGTTTGACGCCTGGAATAACACTTTGTGTTCATCCTGCTGGTTTGCCTTTCTGCCTCAGGCTGTGTACCGTTCCGTTTCGAGCTCGCGCACCTGAAGACCGGCGGGCGTCACGCGGACATGCAGCAAGCCCAGCGGGGCGCGGCCGAAATTCCAGCAGCAGGAACGCACATTGAAACAGCGGGTCTCGCCGATGGAGTATTCCTCAGTAGGTTTGTGAAGGTGGCCGAAGAACAAGGCTTGGGGCTTGGTCCGTTCCACCAGTTCGCGAAACCACCGCGAGTCGTTTCGGCTGAGGTACATGGTCACGTCGGCGCCGTCGGGTTGGGGCGGTATGTGGGCAAACAGAATTTTCGGTTCGGGCTGGGCAAGTTCTTGCTCAAGCCATTCACACTGACCTGCCGGAGAGATGGTTTCCGAACACAGATGCCCCACGTGGTCGCCGCCACTACCGGCATCGCACATCGCAACAAACCGGACGCCCTTGTGAACAAAGCTGTAGTAGTCGGACTCCTTGCCATCACGCTCGAAGCCGCGGCCAAACACTTGCCGCAGTTGTTGCCGTTTCTCGCGGGACGATTCGTGGTTCCCCGCGGTGGCATAAACGGGAATAGCCAGCTTATCTTCGTGTCCCAGGAGCGCCCAGGGGTGCACGTCCCCCGCAACAAGCAGGAAATCCGGCCGCTCGGCCTCGTCGAGACCCTGAAGAACTTCGAAGCACCGCACGAACTTCGCCACGCCGTCGCCCATGGTTTCGAGCCCTTCTTTGGGCGGTTCGCCGCAGTGGGGATCGGCGGCAACACAGAAGCAGAAAGATTCGGGTTGGAGGGCCGTGGTTGCGGCCTGTCCGTCCGCCGCATTTGCCGACGGGGCGGAGAAACCAGCAGCCGTTACCGCGGCGGCGCCCGCCATTGTTTGCCTGATAAAATCTCTTCGTGCGATCTTCATGAATCCAGCTCCTTCTCGTGCGCGGATTGCAGGGCCTGGCTGCTCGAAACCCGGTTCGCGGGAAGCGCCCGGGGTCAATGCACGTTCACACCGTGGGCTTTCAAGTATTGTTTGAGTTCGGGGATCGCGACAATCTTGAAATGGAACACCGACGCGGCAAGCAGAATCGTAGCGCCCGCCTCGACGGCCTCGTAGAAATGCTCGAGTTTGCCCGC includes:
- a CDS encoding metallophosphoesterase; amino-acid sequence: MKIARRDFIRQTMAGAAAVTAAGFSAPSANAADGQAATTALQPESFCFCVAADPHCGEPPKEGLETMGDGVAKFVRCFEVLQGLDEAERPDFLLVAGDVHPWALLGHEDKLAIPVYATAGNHESSREKRQQLRQVFGRGFERDGKESDYYSFVHKGVRFVAMCDAGSGGDHVGHLCSETISPAGQCEWLEQELAQPEPKILFAHIPPQPDGADVTMYLSRNDSRWFRELVERTKPQALFFGHLHKPTEEYSIGETRCFNVRSCCWNFGRAPLGLLHVRVTPAGLQVRELETERYTA